In Lathyrus oleraceus cultivar Zhongwan6 chromosome 2, CAAS_Psat_ZW6_1.0, whole genome shotgun sequence, the DNA window GAATTAATACACTAAGTTAGTAACTTCTTGATCATACTAGGAATATGCTTATTAGGTTCGACTTTAATCATAAGTGAAGGTTTTAGATTAAAGTCTGTGTTTTTTCTGGTAATTTGGTTGTGTTGGTTAATGGCTCCCAAATTCAAGAGATTAATATCCAAATAGGATTGAAGCAAGGAGACCCTCTAGCTCTTTTcccatctctctctctctctctctctctctctctctctctctctctctctctctctctctctctctctctctctctctctctctctctcgttGTTGAAGGTCTCAGTAGGTTGATTAAGAAGGCCTCCGAGTTGAGTCTTTTTTCAGGTTTAAAGTTGGTCCCTCCAACTTGAAGGTCTCCCATCTTTAGTACGCTGATGATACCTTAATTGTGATTGATCCTTCGGTTGAAAATTGTGGACTATCAAGGCGATCTTGATGGGGTTCAAGCTTGCTTTGAGTCTGGGGTTAATTTTCATAAGAGTAGATTGATTGGGATTAATGTTGATCTAGTCTTCATAGGTATGTTAGCTCAAGGGGTTGAGTTATTCTCCTGGAGTATGTCCTTAATGTTATTCTtgtttcttttcttttcttttcttaaAATGTTTGTGAAAGTGTGGAAGAAGTTAGTCAGGATTCAGAGAATGTTCCTTTGGGATGTGCAAAAGGGAACTCCAAATTTCCTGGGTTAGTTGGTATGATGTTTACAAATCTAAAATATATAGGGGGTTAATCATTAAAGACATTTAACTGATTAGTCTGGCTCTCTTAGCCAAAGGGAGATTGAGGCTTTTTTTTGTGCTTCTGATCTTTGGTTTGGTATCGTTTCTACCAGGTATGGTGCATCCTGTGTCTATTCTTTGAGAGGCGAAAGGTTCTCAGGGCTCCATTTCATTTCCTCGTGGTGGAAAGGTGTGTCCCTTCTTGGATCCAAAAAAAGCGATCATCCTAATTGGTTTGCGGCAGGGTTACTTAAGCTTTTTGGGAAGACCCTTGGATAGGGAACATCCTCTTAAGATTAGGTTTTAAAGACTCTTCATCATCTCCAAATTTTAGGATGGATCAGCAGGTGAGATGGGAAGGTGGGAAGAGAGAATAGTTTTTTGGGATCTTAGATGGATGAGAGGTCTTTCTTCGTTTATGAAGAACCTTTGGTCTCTGAGTTCTTCACAGCTCTCGGAGTTTTTTAGGTTTTTGAGGAGAACAACATGTGGATCTTGAGTTATTCTACAGATGGTTTGTTCTTAGTGGCGTTTGATTATCAAGTCCAAATAGGTATGAGTCATTCCTTTAAAGCCTCTATAACTAGTGTTTATCGTTCACTGCCCCTTATTTGGGATAGCTGGAATCCCTCTAAGGTGGTAGTTTTTTTCTGGCAACTCCTTCTAGATAGGTTTCCGCCTAGAAAAAAAACATATTAAAGCAGAAGGTCATTATGGATCTAGAGGGGAACTCTTGCATCTTGAATCAGTCTTTCATCTATTTATTACGTCGCCTACCTTATAGTATCGGATATAAGATATTTAGGTGGTCAGGAGTGTATTGGCTCTTGCTAGGGATCGTAGatttgtttttgattttttttctctttAGGTTCTAAAGCTAAGCTAAGGAGTGTGTATCTTTTGATTTGCCATGTTGTGATGTGGACTATTTGGTCAATGTgtaatgataaaaaaaaattgtgGTAAGTCAACAAATGTGAAAGAGATGGAACATAAAAGTATTTTTTGGCTTGGTTGTTTTCTTAACAAGTCTTCGTTGATCTGGACCTCCTTCTTTAATTAATTTCAGAACCCTATCATGTGTCTGAACCAAGAGCAAATCAAGAGTTCTGACCTATTTTAGAGGTGTTCGATGGTCTCTGGTGTTGCTATGTTGTCTTCTAGTCTGTTTATGGTTAGTCTGGTGGTTTAAACTTTATACAGGTCTATGTTGGGTGGTGTTTTGCCGTGTGGGCTCTCTCTAAATTTTTTGGTGTTTCTTGGgttgtgcttgtgcttttgtttttGGTGTTTCTTGGGTTGTgcttgtgcttgtgtttttgcTGGTTTAGTATTTGTCTGTTTTTATGTTTCCTTGGCACTCCTTAAACTATTTGACTTTGTTGTTCCTTATGCTATTTAACTTTGTTGTTTGTTGAAAGGTTATTTCTCACTGCAGACAAATGTTAGAACTATTCTAATTTAGCAACAACAACCTTCTCATTTCTCTGTCTTTctttcttcttttaatttctaattctatgtgaaaaaaaaattatatgaaTTCTGGTTGAGAAGATGAAAATGTGAAGAATAAAAGGTTAATATGATAGACGTAACATTGCTAAAATCGATTAACAGTGTAAGCATTCCAAAAAAAAATGATAGAAATGAGGGGGAAAATAATCTAAAAGTGTAGAAAAGGAGGTGTCAAATATTAAGAATGAAGCAAGATGATATTTTTGGTGGTTTTTAAGTTTTATAATTTGAATATTAGATTGATATTGATACTAACTAAAGAAAGGTTCATAATTAATGAGAAAAAAATTGGTGCAAAACACATTCCAAAGAGTGAGTTACTTAAAAGCAAATTCAAATGACTATATAACCTTGCAAATTATAGAGTGAACTTACAAATTAGGCTGCAGAAGCAACATTTTCCTTACTTAAGACAAAATGCTGCAAAATGCATTTTACAAAAAGACTCAACTGAACACCAAACAAGTTCTACAGTTTCATGGTTAAGCTAGACTAATTTTCAAAATGCATTGATTCAACTCTACATTTTATTATTCTAGAAGCTTTGATCCGTTACTAATAATACTATTAACATATTTAGTACAAAAAgttttaaaatttaattaatgAATCATACATTCATACTTAAAAGTGGCAAGAGATGGTTAATATTGATGAGTGTTTGTGTAATTTTAGGGCTTCTGTCTAGAAAGGTGTTGCTCTGTTTGTGAACTTAAACCTTGGGGGATTGGTTCCACCACAAGTGGAATGTTTACCTTACTGAAAGCTTGCTTATACTCAATTTACACCAGTAGCCTTAGGCCTGGTGGTATAGCAAAGTATCCTCCATCAAGGAGACATGCTGACCAATTCTGGATTCAAGTGTCATCACGCGATGAGGGACCAGTTAAATGAAGATGCAAGGCAGCAAATAACACTTAAATAAGAGCTCCGCAGGAGAACTGCCCATCTATAGTTTAACGACAGGTTCGTAAAAAAGGGAACTTAGAGGTCCTAATTCAAGGGCTTATATTATTGGACCCCGATTCAAGAGGGAGTTGTGGGCGTATCTGACTTGAACCCAGAAACAAGATGCTTGCTGTTACTGCAGTCTCTTGGGCACACAACGTTCCACCTACGATCTTCAATGGTGAAGTTGTTGTCCTCGACGCAAAATCGTCCGGTGCACAGTCTCTTCGGCAACTCCCTTTGATATGGGTATAATTGTCTTTGCGAATTCCTCTGATGACATCCTTGGAATATCACAAACCAAAGGAAGTAGATGTGATGTCTCAGGAAATCAACACAAACTTGAAGATGAGAGAACAATTGAATTTGTGATTCTAAATAGAGTGCCCGCAGCTTCCAACAAATTTTCTCCAAGAAAATCTAGTACTGTTTTTAGTTTTTTGCATGCCATTCCCTCACATTCGGACAGATCTTCCCAATTTGGCGAGGAGCGTAAGTCTAAATTGCCAAAGACTCAGCAACAATATAGAACCATGTGATGGATGTGGCGGGAAGAGGATTATTCATTGGAGTGGATCTTAACGATAGAGGTTTGTCGCTTGTATCAGGCTTTGGGGTAGGGGAAGAACTGGAGTATAGTGGAGTTTTTGTCAAAACCTTGGTTAATCAACAAAGATTGCAGAAAATGAAGCTGGCTGTTGGAGGTGTTTGTGGTTTTGCAAAGGGATAGACCATTGAAGTTTAAAACTCTTGGGTTGAAATTGAAGTTTGAATTTGGTTTACATGATATGGATCACACAGCATCCGCCACTTCAATACTGAGGGACGAATTCTTGCATCCTCTATCCAATGTAGTGCCTGCATCAGAATTTGCTTGATTTTCCATGTAATTGATTGCAATGTGAAATACTAGGAAAATGAAAATACACATTCATGACTGAATATTCATGAATAACAAAAGTCTCTACAAGACTTGCGTAAGTGGCATTGGAGACACAGCACCAAAGTCATGAAGTTTAATTCTCCGCGTATCACCTCAACTTAACTAAGTATGCGCAAGAGAGGTGGAAAGAGAGGCCGAGAGAGACTTACCTCGAAATACTTCCTCCAATTTCAAGATGATAAAAGGTTTTTCAAATTGAAGTTAACGTCAGCACCTGATGTCAACATTTGGAAGAATTAACTCTACacatgaaaaaataaaattttataagTCGGAAAGAGATGTCTAGATGTGGGAAACCATATTTAATGTGTTTATTAACATTAACTTCATAAATATCAGAAAGAAGATTCAACATACAAATCTTCAACATAGTTTCAATCTTTCCACATTTTTCTAAAGAATTCAGAACAGATTTAAACAACCAGATGAAATTACAGGAAGTGAGGGCTCCATGTACAGGATGGTATCCAGCCGCCCTAATGTGCAGTTAAAAATTATTTTTCCAGCTGCATCGTTGGCATCAAGCATTGCAGTACCGGTATATGTAACCACATCTGGACTGCTACCAGATGATTCCATCAATTTCAATGTAAACTCTGCTTTTAAGATTTGACCCTAAAACATTATcacaaataaaaaacaaaaatgttCAGGAAAAGAAACTTAAGTCTCACATGAATGCAACATTGAAATGAACCCTAACCAAGGCACTTACTTGTTTGATATAGGCACATGTTACAGATGAGTAGACCTTTTTGGACATAGGAAGTTTGAGATGCATCATTTCTTCCATACAAGATAAGGCTTCTCCATATTTTGACACCTTATAACAGCCGCTTATCAAGACGGTGTAAGTAACAGAGTCggattttatttttttcttcctCTAAGGTTTATACAAGTCTATATCTGTGTCCTCTTACAGTAAATCTGATAGTACACAGTACAAACAGACAATGATATAAGCATATCATTATATTGAGGGAACTAGTTTGTTTATATTCATCAAGGAGATATAAGGTTAGTTTGGTTGTTAGAATAGAGGATTTTAAGTAGTGGAATGAGTAAGGAAACTGAGGGTTCTGTCTCCACCCATGATATAACACTATCGTATTCTAACATAGTACATGTCATTCCAAAATAAAAAAGAGACAACACTGTAAGAAGTTTCTTACACACCAAGAAGCATCCCAAAGAGTTTATTTGGGCTTACATGATACAGCAACATACACTCAtactttcaaaaaaaaaaactcaGAGAAATAGCTTACAGGATATTCATAAAGTGGTTTATGAACAAGTGTTTAATTACACTCTCTAAAATAGTTTATTGAATAAGAGTTTAATTCTATTGTTTGTCCAAGCACACTTGAAAATTCTCAATAACTAAAATCTACAAAAAATTGTGAGTAAACAATTAGGATTACATGGTCTTACCATTATCAGCATGTGTTTATTTAACTTCTCTGCCCTGGATACCTAACTTTGACTTCTTGCCTCTTGGATGTAATACGAACCTGTTTTTCGTACACTTGTTTTTTTGGACATATCCTTTTAAATTTACTTTCCCTTTTCATTTCTCTCTTCCTTGTCCATCCCATTTTTTACTTTCTTTCTCTTCTTTTCTCTCTTCCCTTCTTATCTCCCATTCATGGGTCGTCGGACAATCTATATCCAAAGTAATATTACCAAAATGGTAAAGTTCGGTAATGTATAATGGTGTGTATCATTTGCTAGCCTTCGAGTTGTTGAACTCTACTACTCAAGTCTAAGGATACAATTTGGGCTTCCCGCAGCATTCCCTCCTCTCTAAGCCCGGATATTAGCTCATAGCACAAGCGGTCATTTAAAATGAAACCAGTATCGAACATTTTTCTATACCAAAAATACGCACCATTGAAATCTTTCAAGTCACAATGTCCCTTAACCAAAATTTTATATGTATCAGTTTTTGGAACCAGGCCCTTTGCCTTCATATCATCAAACAGATGCTTTATTTCTGATACCCTTCTATCTCTAAGGTGTGCTAGAATCAAGCAGTTGTAAGTCACCTTGTCAGAATCAACTCCCTGATCAACCATTTCTTGGTGCAAAGACATTGCTTTCAGAACATTTCCATCTTCAGCATAACCATAAATCATTTCATTATATACAGCTCGGTCTGGAATTAAGTCCATTCCTAACATTTCTTGAAACATTTTCTCCATTGTCACAACACCTTCTTTCCTGCATGAGTTGATCAAAGGATGAAAAGTCCCAATTGAAGGTTTTATACCCACTTTCTTCATATTATCGTACAATTCGAGGCATTTCTTGGGGTTTCCTGACATTGCATATCCGGACATTAAAGAATTGTATGTAATCACATCTGGATTATATCCCTTGCTGATCATCTGGAGAAACAGATTCTCAGCTTCTGCTAACCTTCCATTTTTCCCGATTCCATGTATCAGTGTATTGTATGTCACAAGAGTTGCATCTATTCCATTTTTTATCATTTCATCAAAAAATCTGAAGGCATCTTTCAGTTTACTCAATGAGCAACTAGCTTCAATGAGCATATTATATATTTCTACATTTGGAGAAACCCCACGACCTACCATATCCCCAAGCACAATCTCAGCATCAAGAAGCTTACGATCTTTGCACAGACAGTTTATCAGAGAACCATAGCTTATGACATTAGGCTTTATCCCTTTCTTCTCCATTTCCTCAAGAATCTCAAAACACCTAACAAAATCACACGCCATACCATAACCATTAACCAAAGTGTTATAAGTCTCAACAGTGGGAGAAACACCCTTCTCCATCATCTTCTTAACCCATCTCTCTGCCTGGTCCAACTCCCCAGTTTCACAAAACTTGTTAATCAGGGTATTGAAGGTGACATAACTAGGCCTCAACCCTCGTTTTTCCATTTCTTCAACCGTCAATATCGCTATATTCAAGTCACCCTCTTGGCAATAAGCATTCACCAGTATGTTATATGATACCTGACTTGGAACAACCCCATTATCTTCTAGCTTTGCCAAAACCTCTTTAGCCTTTTCAACCCTCCCTACCCTGCACAATCCATTCAACAAAACACTATAAGTACGCTCATCAACCCGTGTTAAACTTCCATCTAGCAAGCCATTTTCATTTGCACAAACAAAATTATCATCAAATAAAAGACTCGAAAACCCCTTAGGCAAAAAACCATTCCCCTCCATCTCCAACAACACACTCCTTGCGTCTTCCAATCTCCCCAAACCACAAAGACCGCTTAACAAGCAATTGTAAGTAACAACATTTGGCTCCGAATATGGAGCCTTCATCCTATCTCTCAAGCTAAAAGCTTCCTCTATTTCACCCACCTTACAATACCCATCAATTAGCGTATTATAAGTCACCGTATTAGGAACAACACTTCTATCAATCATTTCATCAAACATCTTCCGTGCATCCTTAATTCTCTTCCCTTTACACAACCCACCCAATATCAAATTATACACATAAACAAAAGGACGAATCCCATCTTTCTCCATTGAATTAATCAACTCAAACCCCTTATTCAAATCCTTCATCATAACAGCAGAATGAACAGCTTTTTTGTACGAAAAAGCATCAGGCCGAATACCCGATTCAACAACGTCATTAAAAAGAGCAAGAGCTTTTTCGAACTGGTGTGAATGAACAAGGGTTTGGAGAAGACAGTTAACGAAACAAATGGGAAGGACAAAGCCATCATTTTTCATGGAATAGAATAATTCCATGACTCGGTTGATTGTTTTGGGATTCGAACAAAAGGGTAAGAGGGTTTCTAGAAAGATGGGTTTGGATATGAGGGAGTGAATTTGAGAAGGAAATGAGTAAGGGGCGTTGGAGAGAAGAAGCGATTTGAAGATAGTTTGTGCAGGCTTTGTGCGGCCATGGTCTGCTAATGACTGAAGGTGTTGAAAGGTTTGAAGCCATTGTTGTTGATTTTGGGGAAATGTGAGTGATTGGGAACAAAATGAGGAAATGGAAATTCTGAGGTGGGGAttgggaagaagatgaagaacgGAGCGTCTTCTCAAAAACATCGTTTTTACAGATTATGGATATTGAAAAAGCTTGACGGCGGCGATCTCTATTTAACGGTGGTGTCAGTTCGGCGTAGGTGGTGGTGATGGTGGCGGTGGTGTTGTTGTAACAGAAAAACGCGACGGTGAAATGAACAATTGAAGTGCATGTTTAGTGACAATAACAGTCAAGTATTTAAATAAAGTATTATGTGTAATTgattaaattaaaaaatatatattattacatgatagaattttatttttattttgagGAAAGGGATGATGCGTATAAATTTATTTTACAGGGTCAATCAACAACGATCATGTATTCCGTCAAATTagattgaaaattttaaaatactgGTATGATAGGGTAAAATGATATATTTCTATTGGATGACGGTGtaaaaattttattttataatttaatatTAGTTGATTATAATTTAGTGTATATTTAAATttaattcaatcaaattaaaTTTTTTCTTGAGTAAGCTTTTTGTAAGTTTTTCTTTGATTGATATGAAATTATTTTGTAATGCCCTAATCTTCTAAACTATCAAGTGATTAGTGACGGATTAAGTTAGTTAATAAAAATGATTAAGATCGAAGAAATTCAGGGGCATCATAAAAGAATTAGAGTTAAGTTCAACGGTAAAAGTGTCATTTCTCTAAATCATTATATAACGCTTAATGTGAGTCATTTCTCTCACTTTCATCTTGAGTTTTTCACTTTTGCAATCAGATTTTGAGAGAAGATTTGGAGTAGATAGAAAAGGGATAGGCAAAATTGAGAGGGAGAATGGAGAAATTTTTCATCAACCAAGTGCATATGTTGAATTTCTAGCTTTCTTGCAGAGGAAGACTAAGGCAAAGGTTTGATCACCATTTTAGCTCTTTCATCACCTCAAAGTCAGAATTTCATCTAGCTTAATGGTGGAGTTTCATTAGATTTTGATCATGGATATAATCAAAATTAGGGCAATGCATGAGGGACAATCAGATAACTTGATCAATGTGTCTTTTGCTTGATATCTCTCCATATGTGTTGCTTGATCATGTTTGTTTTTCTTCATGAAACTTACATGTTGTGTGTTTTGGTTGTCTCAAAGATGTGGTTGATGCACTTTTTACCTTTAATTAAGATTGAGACTAGGATAACATGAAAACCCTATTTGATGTGCATGATTGATCCATGATAATGCATGTACCTTGTTATAATTCATGTAATTGATTGCTTGATGGTAAATTCCATTGAATTGTGCCTTGTAATGTGCAATTGATTTTATTTTCGTGTACCAATATGTTGAATTCCATTGGACTGGTTTTTGGCACATTGTAAGAGGAAGAACACAAAGAGAGAAAACCCCTTTTTTGGGGCTCTACTATGACCCATAGTAGCTTATACGGGGGACCGTAGCAACTCTCCAAAAAATGTATGGGATGTGACTCTCTCCTTCTACGGGCACTTGTAGTAGTCCCATGACTTTTCCTTTTTCTTGTGTTTTCTTAGGTCCCTAGTTGGTCCATGTGCAGTACATTTCCCTTGTTGGATTATGAATGATATAGCGGGGCTAAACCACTCGATAGCACTCAATACACCACTTAGTAAATGTGTGAGCAAGAATATATGTGGTGTGTGTAATTAAAAAGTATAAATTAAGATCAAGGATCTTCCAAGTTGAGAATCGAATGAGTGAAACCCTAATGGCACAACTAATGTTGTGGCCTTTTTTCTGTAAATGAGTATATTTCTCCTTAAATTTGTGATTAGGAAATAATATGAGATTCATTGGGGATTGATTCAATGATCAAGATGGTTTCTCGTAGTTGTTGGGTTCCTGGTTAACTAAGAGTCATGAATCTTGAATTGTGAGGAAACCCTAGGTTGACTGATTTCACCTAGAGTTGTGACATTTGTACACGATAGAGACACTAGTCAATACATGTAGTGAATGGTTGAGTAAGTATGTGATGTTCGGGCACTAGAGTATACCTTAATTGGTATATGTGAAAAATTATTCAAAGGAAAACCAAGTTATACTAGCGTGGGGAATATCGGGGCTAATGCCTAGAAAATTATACCATAAGCGGAGGGAGAGTTTATTATCGTATGTGACCctaaaggtgagaaaaacacaagaagggggtTGAATCGTGTTGGCTTTTTATTCTTTAAGTCTTTTTCAGCTTCAGCTTCTGATGTTTCTTTATCAGAGTTTGAACATTTGGTTCAGAGTCTGACCCATAAAACTAGATTGACTTTTGAAAGACCTTATCAGATTCTTAACCATAATCTAATTTGGATGATATAAGTTGATAGCAGCGGAATATTAAGTGCAAAAGCTAAGAAAGTAAAAGCAAGAACACAAGTAGTTTATGttggttcctctcacaacttaagagtagtccagtccccttgtACTTCTAAGGAATTTTCAGTATAACCAAACTGATTACAAATGCCTAAGCATACAAGCAATGGACTTCTTTGCTCACACACACAAGTGTACGACTTCtttgctcaaacacacaagttTGAGACTTTCTTGCAGAAGCACACAAGCTTGAGACTTCCTTGCACAAACACACAAGTATGAGATTTCCTTGCTCTAGCACACAAGCAAAAGACTTATGACTCTATAACAAACTGATAAGAGATGTGAGTAATAGCTACACTTGATCTACAATCAGAGGTGTAGATATAATACAACTTACAGAAGACTTTCAGACTTAAGAACTTCTAAAATATACACAAAGTTAAGATGTTCTAAGTCTTGTAAATTTGACAAAGTATATTCTCTTTGAATGTCAATGAACAAAGTATGTAGTAGTGTGTTGTATTAAAGCTTGGTAATATTCTTCTTCAATCCTTATACTCTTTAAATagagaagagagagaaaatgtttgagactttcaccaaaaggttGGGATAACTTTTTACTTGATTAGACACATCAAGGAAATACATTTATGCAAAAGGAAATTTTCGTTGAGGCTCAGACATCAAATAAGATATTTTTCCTTAAGTCTTCATGTGATCAAAAGTATCTAAGTCTGTGAAAGTTGCCCTGGTTGAAGAGTTTCTACTTTAGAGGCTGACTTCCTTCAGAGTCATACTTCAGAGGCTGATCACATCAGAATCCACTTCTTAGCTTATGAAGCTTCAGAGTTTGGGTCACCAGAGGATGACTTTCATCAGAGTTGACTTCTTTAGAGTCTAGATCTCCATCAGAGGCAGAATCATCAAAAGTGATCTTCAGAGCCAGAGTTTGTTCTTAATGATATAATCCTACATACTTGATGTTATAATACCTAATtattctttaaatactttgttatcatcaaaactcaagggATGTGGTATTAACCGattttgttccaacaatctcctttttttttatgatgacaaataatagtatttaagaataatggttGTTGATTTAATTAAGGATCAAAGGTTTGTAAGTTCCCTCTTAGTCTGATAGTTCTAAGGGTGAGGTTTGTAAACTCCCCCCTAAATCATATCCAGGTTAATAAAATTACTTTAAACAACACAATAAGATTCATCTTCATAAATTAAGCACATAGTGATCATCAGATTCAGGTGCTTAAATACTCTCTATCTCTCCCtcttttgtcatcaacaaaaagaTAGAAAATGAGGGAAAGAAAAGATACTGAAGAAAAACAATGCATGGGAAAAGTAATTATGAATAAAAATGAGTTAAAATCAGTCCTGACTTCCCTTTAGTCAAAGAACCATTCAAAAGAAAACTGGCTAGTATCGTTGATAAAAGCATCTTCAATTTTTAAGGTGGTCAAATCTCGGTTCTGACAACTGAGCACAAATACGTAGGGATCAGAACTGGAG includes these proteins:
- the LOC127117585 gene encoding pentatricopeptide repeat-containing protein At5g12100, mitochondrial, producing the protein MFLRRRSVLHLLPNPHLRISISSFCSQSLTFPQNQQQWLQTFQHLQSLADHGRTKPAQTIFKSLLLSNAPYSFPSQIHSLISKPIFLETLLPFCSNPKTINRVMELFYSMKNDGFVLPICFVNCLLQTLVHSHQFEKALALFNDVVESGIRPDAFSYKKAVHSAVMMKDLNKGFELINSMEKDGIRPFVYVYNLILGGLCKGKRIKDARKMFDEMIDRSVVPNTVTYNTLIDGYCKVGEIEEAFSLRDRMKAPYSEPNVVTYNCLLSGLCGLGRLEDARSVLLEMEGNGFLPKGFSSLLFDDNFVCANENGLLDGSLTRVDERTYSVLLNGLCRVGRVEKAKEVLAKLEDNGVVPSQVSYNILVNAYCQEGDLNIAILTVEEMEKRGLRPSYVTFNTLINKFCETGELDQAERWVKKMMEKGVSPTVETYNTLVNGYGMACDFVRCFEILEEMEKKGIKPNVISYGSLINCLCKDRKLLDAEIVLGDMVGRGVSPNVEIYNMLIEASCSLSKLKDAFRFFDEMIKNGIDATLVTYNTLIHGIGKNGRLAEAENLFLQMISKGYNPDVITYNSLMSGYAMSGNPKKCLELYDNMKKVGIKPSIGTFHPLINSCRKEGVVTMEKMFQEMLGMDLIPDRAVYNEMIYGYAEDGNVLKAMSLHQEMVDQGVDSDKVTYNCLILAHLRDRRVSEIKHLFDDMKAKGLVPKTDTYKILVKGHCDLKDFNGAYFWYRKMFDTGFILNDRLCYELISGLREEGMLREAQIVSLDLSSRVQQLEG